The following proteins come from a genomic window of Rhodospirillaceae bacterium:
- a CDS encoding rod shape-determining protein RodA, with the protein MVXLHSRLNPSRANILEKFTRMSWGLLILIVLIASIGFAMLYSAAGGDVDPWAKRQLIRFICGLGLVFIVSLXDIRFWMRSAYFFYAAALGALILVEVYGLIGMGAQRWLNLGWLQIQPSEIMKIALILVLAAYFHGRTLEELKKIRYMLVPLAMVVVPMXLVLRQPDLGTAVMLGLGGAAVFFVAGAALRYFAIGVAMALAGIPAAWPFLEIYQQERILTFLNPDADPLGAGYHIIQSKIALGSGGLLGRGYMQGTQSHLNFLPEHQTDFIFTMLAEEFGMVGALALIGLYTAIFIYGLIISARCSNHFGRLLAAGLTTTLFLYVYINIAMVIGIIPVVGVPLPLISYGGSAMMTVLFAVGLLMCVFVHRDXQIGRVKARELW; encoded by the coding sequence ATGGTAGANCTCCACTCACGACTGAATCCAAGCAGAGCCAATATTCTAGAGAAATTTACCCGTATGAGCTGGGGGTTGCTAATTTTAATCGTGCTTATAGCAAGCATCGGATTTGCTATGCTGTATTCTGCCGCGGGGGGAGATGTTGATCCTTGGGCTAAGCGCCAGTTAATTAGATTTATTTGTGGGCTTGGGCTGGTCTTCATTGTGTCGCTTTNGGATATAAGATTTTGGATGCGATCTGCTTATTTTTTCTATGCAGCCGCGTTAGGTGCTCTTATTCTCGTCGAAGTCTACGGCTTGATTGGTATGGGTGCTCAGCGTTGGTTAAACTTGGGGTGGCTCCAGATACAGCCCTCCGAAATTATGAAGATAGCTTTAATCTTAGTTCTTGCGGCTTACTTTCATGGTAGGACTCTAGAAGAGCTAAAGAAGATTAGATATATGCTGGTCCCGTTAGCCATGGTTGTTGTGCCAATGNTTTTAGTTTTGCGGCAACCGGATTTGGGTACNGCGGTAATGCTAGGCCTTGGAGGCGCAGCGGTTTTTTTTGTGGCTGGGGCAGCACTAAGGTACTTCGCTATAGGCGTTGCTATGGCATTGGCTGGTATTCCAGCAGCATGGCCATTTTTGGAGATATATCAGCAAGAACGAATTCTCACCTTTCTCAATCCAGATGCTGATCCTCTCGGCGCTGGTTACCACATAATTCAGTCAAAAATAGCTCTGGGATCTGGCGGGTTGTTAGGACGTGGGTACATGCAAGGTACCCAAAGCCACCTTAACTTTTTGCCAGAACATCAAACTGATTTCATCTTTACAATGTTGGCGGAGGAATTTGGTATGGTTGGGGCCTTAGCCCTGATAGGTTTATACACAGCTATCTTTATATATGGCCTAATTATCTCGGCTCGATGCAGCAACCATTTTGGCCGATTGTTAGCGGCAGGACTAACAACAACATTGTTTTTGTACGTATACATAAATATAGCTATGGTGATCGGCATCATTCCTGTGGTGGGGGTTCCGCTCCCACTGATATCGTACGGGGGTAGCGCCATGATGACAGTGCTTTTTGCTGTTGGTTTATTGATGTGCGTATTTGTCCATCGGGATNCCCAGATTGGGCGAGTAAAGGCCCGTGAGCTCTGGTGA
- a CDS encoding cyclopentanol dehydrogenase → MRLKDKVALLTGAAAALDGELMGFGGAVAHRFLREGAKIILTDIRNELGEKSAASLRSQGYEVIYTSLDVTSGNAWNQAIEVGLNFFGHIDVLFNNAGVALPAKIEDMTEDTWDRELNIHAKGVFLGTRAVIPVMRRGGGGSIINTSSIMGIVGSPRAPAYSAGKGAIRLFTKSAALQYAKENIRVNSIHPGYVVTPLTDKIFADPGVNKELVKQTPMGRLGTVEDIANGVLFLASDESNWMTGSELVIDGGMTAR, encoded by the coding sequence ATGAGGCTCAAAGATAAGGTNGCACTGTTAACAGGCGCGGCAGCAGCTCTGGATGGTGAGTTAATGGGTTTTGGGGGTGCAGTAGCGCATCGTTTCTTGCGGGAAGGGGCTAAAATTATTCTCACAGATATACGGAATGAACTTGGGGAGAAGTCCGCCGCAAGTCTTCGGAGTCAAGGGTATGAAGTTATCTACACAAGTCTTGATGTTACGAGTGGGAATGCGTGGAACCAGGCCATAGAGGTGGGCTTAAATTTTTTTGGCCATATTGACGTTCTATTTAATAATGCTGGAGTGGCCTTGCCNGCTAAAATTGAGGATATGACTGAGGATACATGGGATAGAGAATTAAATATTCATGCCAAAGGAGTGTTCCTTGGTACTAGAGCAGTGATACCTGTGATGCGAAGAGGGGGCGGTGGTTCGATTATAAACACCTCATCTATCATGGGTATTGTTGGAAGTCCCCGTGCTCCAGCATACTCAGCTGGAAAGGGTGCAATCCGCTTATTTACTAAATCAGCTGCGTTGCAATACGCCAAGGAGAATATAAGGGTAAACTCTATCCATCCTGGCTATGTGGTAACTCCGTTAACCGATAAAATTTTTGCTGATCCAGGTGTGAACAAAGAGTTAGTTAAACAAACTCCTATGGGTCGTTTGGGGACGGTGGAAGACATTGCAAATGGCGTTTTATTTCTGGCCTCCGATGAATCTAACTGGATGACTGGTTCGGAACTTGTAATAGACGGCGGGATGACGGCCCGGTGA